A single window of Alosa alosa isolate M-15738 ecotype Scorff River chromosome 11, AALO_Geno_1.1, whole genome shotgun sequence DNA harbors:
- the cd44b gene encoding CD44 antigen isoform X2, whose translation MWALFVGLTFGLLASARSITTEVKSRSCSYHGVFHVEGPDRYNLTYGDAESLCQSLGTTLATEEQVRNAYNNNMETCRYGWTANMSISILRQKPHEKCYLNQTGIGIKPANSSDLSDAYCYNETDSTGENCEKAINPLSTKPDSSAAATETPSSGEITDSPDTTAEPMLEPDLVPVNAITDTMEPEEHNETTTLGDMGEEPTYASDLSTEEGVISERGFNTTPVTPEEDQRNSPTGKTTILFQDDTTGSGILPPDGPEIPTNTMTMKPTAQPSNTDIPKANVDELGQTDKQEEKEGNDWLVIIGVLVALAAIVLVCAAVVTRKRWCGKHQTLNISKNSGSEGNGSAAAVVGSRAEEREQEMVTLMNKEKIQENGNAEEFTAITMEGSSEKP comes from the exons TTAAGTCCCGAAGTTGCAGTTATCATGGTGTGTTCCACGTGGAAGGCCCTGATCGCTACAACCTTACATATGGCGATGCAGAGTCTCTGTGCCAGTCCCTGGGCACCACACTGGCAACAGAGGAGCAGGTCCGCAATgcttacaacaacaacatggaGACCTGTAG GTATGGGTGGACTGCTAATATGAGCATCAGCATTCTGCGACAAAAACCACATGAAAAATGCTACTTGAACCAGACTGGCATCGGAATCAAGCCTGCAAACTCAAGCGACCTTAGCGATGCTTACTGTTATAAtgaaacag ATTCAACTGGGGAGAACTGTGAAAAAGCCATCAACCCTTTGTCTACAAAACCTGACAGCAGTG CTGCTGCCACTGAGACACCTTCCTCTGGAGAGATCACAGACAGCCCAGATACCACAGCTGAGCCCATGTTAGAACCGGACCTGGTCCCGGTCAACGCGATCACTGACACTATGGAACCAGAAGAGCACAACGAGACCACCACACTGGGAGACATGGGGGAGGAGCCCACGTATGCGTCCGACCTTAGCACGGAGGAGGGTGTGATCAGCGAGAGGGGGTTCAACACAACACCAGTGACCCCAGAAGAGGACCAGAGAAACAGCCCGACGGGAAAGACCACTATCTTGTTTCAGGACGACACTACGGGATCAGGGATCCTGCCCCCCGACGGCCCAGAGATACCTACCAATACGATGACGATGAAACcaacagcccagcccagcaacACAG ATATCCCGAAAGCGAATGTGGATGAACTGGGGCAAACTGACaagcaggaggagaaggagggcaaTG ATTGGTTGGTCATTATTGGAGTGCTGGTGGCACTTGCAGCAATTGTTCTTGTTTGTGCCGCTGTTGTGACAAGGAAAAG ATGGTGTGGAAAGCACCAGACGCTTAACATCAGCAAGAACAGCGGCAGCGAGGGCAACGGGTCAGCGGCGGCGGTGGTCGGCTCCCGCGCCGAGGAGCGCGAGCAGGAGATGGTGACGCTCATGAACAAGGAGAAGATCCAAGAGAACGGCAACGCAGAAGAGTTCACCGCCATCACCATGGAGGGCTCCTCGGAGAAGCCGTGA
- the slc1a2b gene encoding excitatory amino acid transporter 2b isoform X3, producing MNANSMPKQVEVRMHESHLEPIEAAPQSKCGRLCGKLFKNLLLTLTVLGVILGAVSGMLLRVASPINPDIVMVIAFPGDILMRMLKMLILPLIISSLITGLAGLDAKSSGRLGTRAMVYYMSTTVIAAVLGVILVLVIHPGNPKMKEQLGEGHVHDEVSSLDAFFDLIRNLFPENLVQACFQQIQTVVKKEEVIAAEVNSTLEDILTNATKQPPVFITKKSLQFKSGMNVLGLIGFFIAFGICMGKMGERARLMLEFFNILNEIVMKLVLMIMWYSPFGIACLICGKIISISDLEVVARQLGMYMVTVIVGLIIHGAIFLPCIYFAIVRKNPFTFFMGIFQAWITALGTASSAGTLPVTFRCLEENLGIDKRVTRFVLPVGATINMDGTALYEAVAAIFIAQMNGINLDPGQIVTVSLTATLASVGAASIPSAGLVTMLLILTAVGLPTQDISLLVAVDWLLDRFRTSVNVVGDSFGAGIVYHMSKAELDALDAQQHGKSDDIEMMTKTPSYYDDLKNHHENNSNQ from the exons ATGAA tgccaACAGTATGCCTAAGCAAGTGGAGGTAAGGATGCACGAGAGCCACTTGGAGCCCATCGAGGCTGCCCCGCAGTCCAAATGCGGCCGTTTGTGCGGGAAGCTCTTCAAGAACCTGCTGCTCACACTCACAGTGCTGG GTGTGATCCTGGGTGCCGTCTCTGGAATGCTTCTACGCGTGGCCTCGCCAATTAATCCGGACATTGTCATGGTGATCGCCTTCCCTGGTGATATCCTGATGAGGATGTTGAAGATGCTCATCCTCCCCCTCATCATCTCCAGTTTGATCACAG GACTGGCTGGTTTGGATGCTAAATCCAGTGGCCGTCTGGGCACCAGGGCCATGGTCTACTACATGTCCACCACCGTCATCGCTGCTGTCCTGGGTGTGATCTTGGTGCTGGTCATCCATCCTGGAAACCCCAAGATGAAGGAGCAGCTGGGAGAAGGCCATGTCCATGATGAGGTCTCCAGCCTGGACGCCTTCTTTGACCTCATCAGGAACCTGTTTCCTGAGAATCTGGTCCAAGCTTGCTTCCAGCAG ATCCAGACAGTTGTGAAAAAGGAGGAAGTCATCGCAGCCGAGGTGAACAGCACACTGGAAGACATCCTCACCAATGCCACCAAGCAGCCACCCGTTTTCATCACCAAAAAGTCACTGCAGTTTAAGAGTGGGATGAACGTGCTGG GCCTGATCGGCTTCTTCATTGCCTTTGGGATCTGCATGGGAAAGATGGGCGAGAGGGCCCGCCTCATGCTTGAGTTCTTCAACATCCTGAACGAGATTGTTATGAAGCTGGTCCTCATGATCATGTG GTACTCTCCCTTCGGTATCGCCTGCCTGATCTGTGGCAAGATCATTTCCATCAGTGATCTGGAGGTGGTTGCAAGGCAGCTGGGGATGTACATGGTGACGGTCATCGTCGGCCTCATCATCCATGGAGCCATCTTTCTGCCCTGCATTTACTTTGCCATCGTGAGGAAAAACCCCTTCACTTTCTTCATGGGCATCTTTCAGGCTTGGATCACGGCTCTTGGAACTGCCTCCAG TGCTGGAACTCTGCCAGTTACCTTCCGTTGCCTTGAGGAGAACCTGGGCATTGATAAGAGAGTGACCCGTTTCGTCCTTCCTGTCGGTGCCACCATCAACATGGACGGCACTGCCCTCTATGAGGCTGTGGCCGCCATCTTCATTGCCCAGATGAACGGCATCAACCTTGACCCTGGCCAGATTGTCACCGTCAG TCTCACTGCCACCCTGGCCAGTGTAGGGGCGGCCAGTATCCCCAGTGCTGGGCTTGTGACCATGCTGCTGATCCTGACAGCTGTTGGTCTACCCACTCAGGACATCAGCCTGCTGGTAGCAGTCGACTGGCTGCT GGATCGCTTCCGTACCTCAGTAAACGTAGTCGGCGACTCCTTTGGTGCCGGGATCGTGTACCACATGTCCAAGGCGGAGCTTGATGCCCTCGATGCCCAGCAGCATGGCAAGTCGGACGACATCGAGATGATGACCAAGACCCCGTCCTACTACGACGACCTCAAGAACCACCACGAAAACAACTCCAACCA GTAA
- the slc1a2b gene encoding excitatory amino acid transporter 2b isoform X2, producing MPKQVEVRMHESHLEPIEAAPQSKCGRLCGKLFKNLLLTLTVLGVILGAVSGMLLRVASPINPDIVMVIAFPGDILMRMLKMLILPLIISSLITGLAGLDAKSSGRLGTRAMVYYMSTTVIAAVLGVILVLVIHPGNPKMKEQLGEGHVHDEVSSLDAFFDLIRNLFPENLVQACFQQIQTVVKKEEVIAAEVNSTLEDILTNATKQPPVFITKKSLQFKSGMNVLGLIGFFIAFGICMGKMGERARLMLEFFNILNEIVMKLVLMIMWYSPFGIACLICGKIISISDLEVVARQLGMYMVTVIVGLIIHGAIFLPCIYFAIVRKNPFTFFMGIFQAWITALGTASSAGTLPVTFRCLEENLGIDKRVTRFVLPVGATINMDGTALYEAVAAIFIAQMNGINLDPGQIVTVSLTATLASVGAASIPSAGLVTMLLILTAVGLPTQDISLLVAVDWLLDRFRTSVNVVGDSFGAGIVYHMSKAELDALDAQQHGKSDDIEMMTKTPSYYDDLKNHHENNSNQCVYAAHNSVLVDECKVTSATNGSTAAEYTLVEEEPWKKE from the exons ATGCCTAAGCAAGTGGAGGTAAGGATGCACGAGAGCCACTTGGAGCCCATCGAGGCTGCCCCGCAGTCCAAATGCGGCCGTTTGTGCGGGAAGCTCTTCAAGAACCTGCTGCTCACACTCACAGTGCTGG GTGTGATCCTGGGTGCCGTCTCTGGAATGCTTCTACGCGTGGCCTCGCCAATTAATCCGGACATTGTCATGGTGATCGCCTTCCCTGGTGATATCCTGATGAGGATGTTGAAGATGCTCATCCTCCCCCTCATCATCTCCAGTTTGATCACAG GACTGGCTGGTTTGGATGCTAAATCCAGTGGCCGTCTGGGCACCAGGGCCATGGTCTACTACATGTCCACCACCGTCATCGCTGCTGTCCTGGGTGTGATCTTGGTGCTGGTCATCCATCCTGGAAACCCCAAGATGAAGGAGCAGCTGGGAGAAGGCCATGTCCATGATGAGGTCTCCAGCCTGGACGCCTTCTTTGACCTCATCAGGAACCTGTTTCCTGAGAATCTGGTCCAAGCTTGCTTCCAGCAG ATCCAGACAGTTGTGAAAAAGGAGGAAGTCATCGCAGCCGAGGTGAACAGCACACTGGAAGACATCCTCACCAATGCCACCAAGCAGCCACCCGTTTTCATCACCAAAAAGTCACTGCAGTTTAAGAGTGGGATGAACGTGCTGG GCCTGATCGGCTTCTTCATTGCCTTTGGGATCTGCATGGGAAAGATGGGCGAGAGGGCCCGCCTCATGCTTGAGTTCTTCAACATCCTGAACGAGATTGTTATGAAGCTGGTCCTCATGATCATGTG GTACTCTCCCTTCGGTATCGCCTGCCTGATCTGTGGCAAGATCATTTCCATCAGTGATCTGGAGGTGGTTGCAAGGCAGCTGGGGATGTACATGGTGACGGTCATCGTCGGCCTCATCATCCATGGAGCCATCTTTCTGCCCTGCATTTACTTTGCCATCGTGAGGAAAAACCCCTTCACTTTCTTCATGGGCATCTTTCAGGCTTGGATCACGGCTCTTGGAACTGCCTCCAG TGCTGGAACTCTGCCAGTTACCTTCCGTTGCCTTGAGGAGAACCTGGGCATTGATAAGAGAGTGACCCGTTTCGTCCTTCCTGTCGGTGCCACCATCAACATGGACGGCACTGCCCTCTATGAGGCTGTGGCCGCCATCTTCATTGCCCAGATGAACGGCATCAACCTTGACCCTGGCCAGATTGTCACCGTCAG TCTCACTGCCACCCTGGCCAGTGTAGGGGCGGCCAGTATCCCCAGTGCTGGGCTTGTGACCATGCTGCTGATCCTGACAGCTGTTGGTCTACCCACTCAGGACATCAGCCTGCTGGTAGCAGTCGACTGGCTGCT GGATCGCTTCCGTACCTCAGTAAACGTAGTCGGCGACTCCTTTGGTGCCGGGATCGTGTACCACATGTCCAAGGCGGAGCTTGATGCCCTCGATGCCCAGCAGCATGGCAAGTCGGACGACATCGAGATGATGACCAAGACCCCGTCCTACTACGACGACCTCAAGAACCACCACGAAAACAACTCCAACCAGTGCGTGTATGCCGCTCACAATTCAGTACTGGTAGATGAATGCAAG GTAACCTCGGCCACAAACGGTTCAACTGCTGCGGAGTACACACTTGTTGAGGAGGAACCGTGGAAAAAAGAataa
- the cd44b gene encoding CD44 antigen isoform X1 has translation MWALFVGLTFGLLASARSITTEVKSRSCSYHGVFHVEGPDRYNLTYGDAESLCQSLGTTLATEEQVRNAYNNNMETCRYGWTANMSISILRQKPHEKCYLNQTGIGIKPANSSDLSDAYCYNETDSTGENCEKAINPLSTKPDSSEAAATETPSSGEITDSPDTTAEPMLEPDLVPVNAITDTMEPEEHNETTTLGDMGEEPTYASDLSTEEGVISERGFNTTPVTPEEDQRNSPTGKTTILFQDDTTGSGILPPDGPEIPTNTMTMKPTAQPSNTDIPKANVDELGQTDKQEEKEGNDWLVIIGVLVALAAIVLVCAAVVTRKRWCGKHQTLNISKNSGSEGNGSAAAVVGSRAEEREQEMVTLMNKEKIQENGNAEEFTAITMEGSSEKP, from the exons TTAAGTCCCGAAGTTGCAGTTATCATGGTGTGTTCCACGTGGAAGGCCCTGATCGCTACAACCTTACATATGGCGATGCAGAGTCTCTGTGCCAGTCCCTGGGCACCACACTGGCAACAGAGGAGCAGGTCCGCAATgcttacaacaacaacatggaGACCTGTAG GTATGGGTGGACTGCTAATATGAGCATCAGCATTCTGCGACAAAAACCACATGAAAAATGCTACTTGAACCAGACTGGCATCGGAATCAAGCCTGCAAACTCAAGCGACCTTAGCGATGCTTACTGTTATAAtgaaacag ATTCAACTGGGGAGAACTGTGAAAAAGCCATCAACCCTTTGTCTACAAAACCTGACAGCAGTG AAGCTGCTGCCACTGAGACACCTTCCTCTGGAGAGATCACAGACAGCCCAGATACCACAGCTGAGCCCATGTTAGAACCGGACCTGGTCCCGGTCAACGCGATCACTGACACTATGGAACCAGAAGAGCACAACGAGACCACCACACTGGGAGACATGGGGGAGGAGCCCACGTATGCGTCCGACCTTAGCACGGAGGAGGGTGTGATCAGCGAGAGGGGGTTCAACACAACACCAGTGACCCCAGAAGAGGACCAGAGAAACAGCCCGACGGGAAAGACCACTATCTTGTTTCAGGACGACACTACGGGATCAGGGATCCTGCCCCCCGACGGCCCAGAGATACCTACCAATACGATGACGATGAAACcaacagcccagcccagcaacACAG ATATCCCGAAAGCGAATGTGGATGAACTGGGGCAAACTGACaagcaggaggagaaggagggcaaTG ATTGGTTGGTCATTATTGGAGTGCTGGTGGCACTTGCAGCAATTGTTCTTGTTTGTGCCGCTGTTGTGACAAGGAAAAG ATGGTGTGGAAAGCACCAGACGCTTAACATCAGCAAGAACAGCGGCAGCGAGGGCAACGGGTCAGCGGCGGCGGTGGTCGGCTCCCGCGCCGAGGAGCGCGAGCAGGAGATGGTGACGCTCATGAACAAGGAGAAGATCCAAGAGAACGGCAACGCAGAAGAGTTCACCGCCATCACCATGGAGGGCTCCTCGGAGAAGCCGTGA
- the slc1a2b gene encoding excitatory amino acid transporter 2b isoform X1, with protein MNANSMPKQVEVRMHESHLEPIEAAPQSKCGRLCGKLFKNLLLTLTVLGVILGAVSGMLLRVASPINPDIVMVIAFPGDILMRMLKMLILPLIISSLITGLAGLDAKSSGRLGTRAMVYYMSTTVIAAVLGVILVLVIHPGNPKMKEQLGEGHVHDEVSSLDAFFDLIRNLFPENLVQACFQQIQTVVKKEEVIAAEVNSTLEDILTNATKQPPVFITKKSLQFKSGMNVLGLIGFFIAFGICMGKMGERARLMLEFFNILNEIVMKLVLMIMWYSPFGIACLICGKIISISDLEVVARQLGMYMVTVIVGLIIHGAIFLPCIYFAIVRKNPFTFFMGIFQAWITALGTASSAGTLPVTFRCLEENLGIDKRVTRFVLPVGATINMDGTALYEAVAAIFIAQMNGINLDPGQIVTVSLTATLASVGAASIPSAGLVTMLLILTAVGLPTQDISLLVAVDWLLDRFRTSVNVVGDSFGAGIVYHMSKAELDALDAQQHGKSDDIEMMTKTPSYYDDLKNHHENNSNQCVYAAHNSVLVDECKVTSATNGSTAAEYTLVEEEPWKKE; from the exons ATGAA tgccaACAGTATGCCTAAGCAAGTGGAGGTAAGGATGCACGAGAGCCACTTGGAGCCCATCGAGGCTGCCCCGCAGTCCAAATGCGGCCGTTTGTGCGGGAAGCTCTTCAAGAACCTGCTGCTCACACTCACAGTGCTGG GTGTGATCCTGGGTGCCGTCTCTGGAATGCTTCTACGCGTGGCCTCGCCAATTAATCCGGACATTGTCATGGTGATCGCCTTCCCTGGTGATATCCTGATGAGGATGTTGAAGATGCTCATCCTCCCCCTCATCATCTCCAGTTTGATCACAG GACTGGCTGGTTTGGATGCTAAATCCAGTGGCCGTCTGGGCACCAGGGCCATGGTCTACTACATGTCCACCACCGTCATCGCTGCTGTCCTGGGTGTGATCTTGGTGCTGGTCATCCATCCTGGAAACCCCAAGATGAAGGAGCAGCTGGGAGAAGGCCATGTCCATGATGAGGTCTCCAGCCTGGACGCCTTCTTTGACCTCATCAGGAACCTGTTTCCTGAGAATCTGGTCCAAGCTTGCTTCCAGCAG ATCCAGACAGTTGTGAAAAAGGAGGAAGTCATCGCAGCCGAGGTGAACAGCACACTGGAAGACATCCTCACCAATGCCACCAAGCAGCCACCCGTTTTCATCACCAAAAAGTCACTGCAGTTTAAGAGTGGGATGAACGTGCTGG GCCTGATCGGCTTCTTCATTGCCTTTGGGATCTGCATGGGAAAGATGGGCGAGAGGGCCCGCCTCATGCTTGAGTTCTTCAACATCCTGAACGAGATTGTTATGAAGCTGGTCCTCATGATCATGTG GTACTCTCCCTTCGGTATCGCCTGCCTGATCTGTGGCAAGATCATTTCCATCAGTGATCTGGAGGTGGTTGCAAGGCAGCTGGGGATGTACATGGTGACGGTCATCGTCGGCCTCATCATCCATGGAGCCATCTTTCTGCCCTGCATTTACTTTGCCATCGTGAGGAAAAACCCCTTCACTTTCTTCATGGGCATCTTTCAGGCTTGGATCACGGCTCTTGGAACTGCCTCCAG TGCTGGAACTCTGCCAGTTACCTTCCGTTGCCTTGAGGAGAACCTGGGCATTGATAAGAGAGTGACCCGTTTCGTCCTTCCTGTCGGTGCCACCATCAACATGGACGGCACTGCCCTCTATGAGGCTGTGGCCGCCATCTTCATTGCCCAGATGAACGGCATCAACCTTGACCCTGGCCAGATTGTCACCGTCAG TCTCACTGCCACCCTGGCCAGTGTAGGGGCGGCCAGTATCCCCAGTGCTGGGCTTGTGACCATGCTGCTGATCCTGACAGCTGTTGGTCTACCCACTCAGGACATCAGCCTGCTGGTAGCAGTCGACTGGCTGCT GGATCGCTTCCGTACCTCAGTAAACGTAGTCGGCGACTCCTTTGGTGCCGGGATCGTGTACCACATGTCCAAGGCGGAGCTTGATGCCCTCGATGCCCAGCAGCATGGCAAGTCGGACGACATCGAGATGATGACCAAGACCCCGTCCTACTACGACGACCTCAAGAACCACCACGAAAACAACTCCAACCAGTGCGTGTATGCCGCTCACAATTCAGTACTGGTAGATGAATGCAAG GTAACCTCGGCCACAAACGGTTCAACTGCTGCGGAGTACACACTTGTTGAGGAGGAACCGTGGAAAAAAGAataa